From a region of the Chthonomonas sp. genome:
- a CDS encoding flagellar basal body-associated FliL family protein, giving the protein MSAPEAEAPKKKGKLPIIIALVAILGGGGFFMTKGKKKDEGPPELKLAKTSSMIELKDEFLVNLAGGDTYLRCKISLLPTDTAKKEEIEHAAAAITDSIYARFRQTSIEEINKDDGLVRLRRQIASDVNWTLEKLEGSDAAHGDKKKKKKKDEEAVQMTAPTLKGPIDPEELEYPEWDSDEGPILKVFFTSFATQ; this is encoded by the coding sequence GTGTCAGCACCTGAAGCAGAGGCTCCAAAGAAAAAGGGGAAACTCCCCATCATCATCGCGCTTGTCGCCATTCTCGGCGGCGGCGGTTTCTTCATGACCAAGGGCAAGAAGAAGGATGAAGGTCCACCTGAGCTCAAGTTGGCAAAGACCTCCAGCATGATTGAGCTCAAAGACGAGTTCCTCGTGAACTTGGCGGGCGGGGATACCTACCTGCGCTGCAAGATCAGCCTCCTTCCAACGGACACCGCGAAGAAGGAAGAGATAGAGCACGCGGCCGCCGCGATCACCGACTCGATCTACGCTCGATTCCGACAGACCAGCATCGAGGAGATCAACAAGGATGACGGGCTCGTCCGACTTCGACGCCAGATCGCGTCCGATGTCAACTGGACCCTTGAAAAGCTAGAGGGCAGCGACGCCGCCCACGGCGACAAGAAGAAGAAAAAGAAGAAGGACGAAGAGGCGGTGCAGATGACCGCGCCCACTTTGAAGGGACCCATAGACCCTGAAGAATTAGAGTATCCCGAATGGGATTCCGACGAAGGCCCCATCCTTAAAGTCTTCTTTACAAGCTTCGCGACACAATGA
- the tig gene encoding trigger factor, whose product MPTAAKPVTKMTIKREELNPCTIKLDVVCTSEQVQSGFARAYKGFSKQIRIPGFRPGHAPKSVVQKYVPQEDVNGAAAEFIVKAAIGEALTAEEIQPHDAPAVTLTALDEAESKCEFFAKVPLKPVVELGDYKGLPAERTTIEVTDAEVDQRMEELRQRSAKREVVRDRGAMDGDMAVVNIKKDGDEGEGRNILSVIGQNFDALDKALHGMAGEEMKVETLTFPADFQDKDLAGKKAKVRITLKTLASVALPELDDAFAQNLKELKAENLNELKAKLKERLIAAREQASQEMVNEALHEEILRRSTVHVPDTMWESVANQRLGELDQEARRNGKTIEEYAKENGMTLEEMVQNWQHEAKTQVQRAVVAQEIFAKEKMQLTNEDLNTALVQMAYEYQVPPAQIAEIMQKNKNFTELQIRAVFNRVVGFLNDNAEIKEVGSTGGAKKAKAAAKPKDDAPAVKAPAKSTAAKKKS is encoded by the coding sequence ATGCCAACCGCCGCCAAACCCGTGACCAAGATGACCATCAAGCGCGAGGAACTGAACCCTTGCACGATCAAGCTCGACGTAGTTTGCACGTCAGAGCAAGTCCAATCGGGCTTCGCTCGTGCCTACAAGGGCTTCAGCAAGCAGATCCGCATCCCCGGGTTTCGACCGGGTCACGCCCCCAAGAGCGTCGTGCAGAAGTACGTACCGCAAGAGGATGTGAACGGCGCAGCCGCAGAATTCATCGTCAAAGCCGCCATCGGTGAGGCCCTCACCGCCGAGGAAATCCAACCGCACGATGCGCCGGCCGTCACACTGACCGCGCTCGATGAGGCCGAGAGCAAGTGCGAGTTTTTCGCCAAGGTTCCGCTCAAGCCGGTGGTTGAGTTGGGCGATTACAAGGGTCTCCCCGCTGAGCGCACGACCATCGAGGTCACCGACGCGGAAGTGGACCAACGCATGGAAGAACTGCGACAACGCAGCGCCAAGCGCGAAGTCGTCCGTGATCGCGGAGCGATGGACGGAGACATGGCCGTCGTCAACATCAAGAAGGATGGCGACGAGGGCGAGGGACGCAACATCCTCAGCGTCATCGGGCAGAACTTTGACGCCCTCGACAAGGCGCTCCACGGCATGGCCGGTGAAGAGATGAAGGTCGAGACCCTCACCTTCCCCGCGGATTTCCAGGACAAGGACCTCGCAGGCAAGAAGGCCAAGGTCCGAATCACGCTGAAGACGCTCGCGAGCGTTGCCCTGCCCGAGCTGGACGATGCCTTTGCCCAAAACCTGAAGGAGCTGAAAGCTGAGAACCTCAACGAACTCAAGGCGAAGCTGAAGGAGCGCCTGATCGCTGCGCGCGAGCAGGCCAGCCAGGAGATGGTGAACGAAGCGCTCCACGAGGAGATCCTCCGCCGAAGCACCGTCCACGTGCCGGACACCATGTGGGAGAGCGTCGCCAACCAGCGACTGGGAGAACTTGACCAGGAGGCTCGACGCAACGGCAAGACCATCGAGGAATACGCCAAGGAAAATGGCATGACGCTCGAAGAGATGGTCCAGAATTGGCAGCACGAAGCCAAGACCCAGGTCCAGCGCGCCGTCGTCGCCCAAGAGATCTTCGCCAAGGAGAAGATGCAGCTGACGAACGAGGATCTGAACACGGCACTCGTCCAAATGGCGTACGAGTATCAAGTTCCGCCTGCACAGATCGCCGAGATCATGCAGAAGAACAAGAACTTCACCGAGTTGCAAATCCGAGCGGTCTTCAACCGTGTTGTCGGCTTCTTGAACGACAACGCCGAGATTAAGGAAGTCGGCAGCACCGGTGGTGCCAAGAAGGCCAAGGCCGCCGCGAAGCCCAAGGATGACGCGCCTGCGGTAAAAGCTCCCGCCAAGAGCACGGCTGCCAAGAAGAAGAGCTAA
- a CDS encoding zf-TFIIB domain-containing protein yields the protein MNCPKNCNTPLQMSERHGVEIDYCPQCRGVWLDRGELDKIIDRAMEMESGPKTVAPPIPDPRAVDDDRYDRDRYEKDRYDRDSDYYKKRRKKSFLGEIFDFD from the coding sequence ATGAATTGCCCCAAGAACTGTAACACCCCGCTCCAGATGTCCGAACGGCACGGCGTCGAAATCGACTACTGCCCGCAGTGCCGTGGCGTCTGGCTCGACCGCGGAGAGCTCGACAAAATCATTGACCGTGCAATGGAGATGGAGAGCGGCCCCAAGACGGTCGCTCCGCCCATCCCCGATCCGCGCGCGGTCGACGACGATCGCTACGATCGAGATCGTTACGAGAAGGATCGCTACGATCGGGACAGTGACTACTACAAGAAGCGCCGAAAGAAAAGCTTCCTCGGCGAGATTTTCGACTTTGACTGA
- a CDS encoding zinc metalloprotease HtpX gives MNNLKVGILMAGITALFVLCGNALGGSAGIIIAVVLALVMNIGTYWFSDKLVLKMTRAIPIDPQQAPELHEMVQSLSRRAGIPTPRLYLVPDASPNAFATGRNPANGVVAVNQGLLDILNREEVEGVIAHEIAHIKHRDTLTSAIVATMAGAISSIANMAMFASMFGGGNNDEEGGNPLVGLLLMIVAPLSAMLIQLGISRAREYEADKTAAQLVGSGRGLQNALIKLHKGVNAMPGHMSPTAAHMCIVNPFGSLTRGMASLFSTHPPMEERVRRLEALRG, from the coding sequence ATGAACAATCTGAAAGTCGGAATTTTGATGGCGGGTATTACCGCACTCTTCGTGCTGTGTGGCAATGCGCTGGGCGGTTCGGCGGGCATCATCATCGCCGTCGTGCTTGCGCTGGTCATGAACATCGGCACGTACTGGTTCAGCGACAAACTCGTGCTGAAGATGACGCGTGCGATCCCCATTGACCCGCAGCAGGCTCCCGAGTTGCACGAGATGGTGCAGTCTCTGAGCCGGCGGGCGGGGATCCCCACGCCACGGCTTTACCTGGTGCCGGACGCTTCGCCCAACGCGTTTGCCACGGGTCGCAACCCGGCAAACGGCGTGGTCGCGGTCAACCAGGGTTTGCTGGACATCCTCAATCGCGAGGAGGTCGAGGGCGTCATTGCTCACGAGATCGCGCACATCAAGCACCGCGATACGCTGACCAGTGCAATCGTCGCCACCATGGCGGGAGCGATCTCATCGATCGCGAACATGGCCATGTTCGCCAGCATGTTTGGCGGAGGCAATAACGACGAGGAAGGGGGGAACCCGCTCGTTGGGCTATTGCTCATGATCGTCGCCCCGCTGTCGGCCATGCTCATCCAGCTCGGAATCTCCCGAGCCCGCGAGTATGAGGCCGACAAGACGGCCGCTCAGCTCGTAGGAAGCGGTCGGGGGCTACAGAACGCATTGATCAAGCTACACAAGGGTGTCAACGCAATGCCGGGCCATATGAGCCCGACTGCTGCCCACATGTGCATCGTCAACCCATTCGGCTCGCTCACGCGCGGTATGGCGTCGCTCTTCAGCACGCACCCGCCGATGGAAGAGCGTGTGCGCCGACTCGAAGCTTTGCGTGGCTAA
- a CDS encoding TerC family protein — translation MELAGIHIGIWGAFLTFVVAMLALDLGVFHKEAHEVKMKEALTWSAVWIALALVFNAGIFLFWDKIGAASNYSASEAGQAFLAGYLVEKALSVDNIFVFLMVFAYFQVPARYQHRVLFYGILGALIFRSIFIAAGATLLQNFHWMLFVFGAFLIITGVKMVILKDKKIDPDKNPIIKGFKKLMPVTKEYVGQNFFTRINGKLWATPLFIALLFIELTDIIFAVDSIPAIFAITKDPFIVFTSNVFAILGLRALFFALAGLMNMFHYLGYGLAAILVFVGGKMVGNGFHYKFPIALSLLIIIGILAISVIASLMFPPKNPAHGLPVEPKPELDEQPSPVA, via the coding sequence ATGGAACTGGCTGGAATTCATATAGGTATCTGGGGAGCTTTCCTCACATTTGTCGTCGCGATGCTAGCGCTTGACCTCGGGGTCTTCCACAAAGAAGCCCATGAGGTGAAGATGAAGGAGGCGCTCACGTGGAGCGCCGTCTGGATCGCTTTGGCACTCGTTTTCAACGCGGGAATCTTCCTCTTCTGGGACAAGATCGGCGCCGCGTCAAACTACTCGGCCTCGGAAGCCGGGCAAGCGTTCTTGGCGGGCTATCTCGTTGAGAAGGCTCTCAGTGTGGACAACATCTTTGTCTTCCTGATGGTCTTCGCGTACTTCCAAGTCCCCGCACGTTACCAACACCGAGTGCTTTTCTACGGAATCCTCGGCGCGCTCATCTTCCGTTCAATCTTCATCGCCGCTGGCGCGACCCTGCTCCAGAACTTCCACTGGATGCTGTTCGTCTTCGGTGCGTTCTTGATCATCACCGGTGTGAAGATGGTGATCCTGAAGGACAAGAAGATCGATCCCGACAAGAACCCGATCATCAAGGGCTTCAAGAAGCTCATGCCCGTAACCAAGGAGTACGTGGGGCAAAACTTCTTCACGCGCATCAATGGCAAGCTTTGGGCCACCCCGCTCTTCATTGCGCTGCTCTTCATCGAACTCACCGACATCATCTTTGCGGTCGACTCGATCCCGGCCATCTTCGCGATCACCAAGGATCCGTTCATCGTCTTCACCTCGAACGTCTTTGCCATCCTCGGTCTTCGCGCCCTCTTCTTTGCACTGGCCGGGTTGATGAACATGTTCCATTACCTGGGTTACGGCCTGGCCGCGATCCTGGTCTTCGTGGGAGGCAAGATGGTGGGCAACGGTTTCCACTACAAGTTCCCCATCGCTCTCTCGCTGCTGATCATCATCGGAATTCTCGCGATTTCGGTCATCGCCAGCCTGATGTTCCCGCCCAAGAACCCTGCCCATGGGCTGCCAGTGGAACCCAAGCCAGAGCTCGACGAGCAGCCGAGCCCGGTCGCCTAA
- a CDS encoding UbiX family flavin prenyltransferase, translating to MSTDNLVVAVTGASGAIYAQRFLRHVTSVYNKVYLMLSDQAIDVAHTELGVAPIRRPFDATGWLGSQPENLILLDHKNYYSPPASGSFQHDGMVIIPCSMGTAGRIANGISDDLVTRSADVCLKEKRPLIVVPREMPWNSIMLRNLTTLSEAGATVLPASPAWYTRPKTLEELADTVVARVLQQLGVPQTLMKPWMVDPE from the coding sequence ATGTCCACCGACAACCTCGTCGTCGCGGTCACTGGAGCAAGCGGCGCAATCTACGCACAGCGCTTCCTGCGTCACGTCACCAGCGTGTACAACAAGGTGTACTTGATGCTCAGCGACCAGGCGATCGACGTCGCGCACACGGAACTCGGCGTGGCCCCAATCCGCCGCCCATTCGATGCCACCGGCTGGCTCGGCTCGCAACCCGAGAACCTGATCCTGCTTGACCACAAGAACTACTATTCACCCCCAGCCTCCGGCTCTTTCCAACACGACGGCATGGTCATCATCCCGTGCAGCATGGGCACGGCGGGGCGCATCGCCAATGGCATCAGCGACGACCTCGTCACCCGTTCTGCCGATGTGTGCCTGAAAGAGAAGCGGCCCCTCATCGTCGTCCCTCGCGAGATGCCGTGGAACTCAATCATGCTCCGGAATCTCACCACCCTGTCTGAGGCCGGTGCAACCGTCCTCCCGGCCAGCCCGGCTTGGTACACCCGACCGAAAACGCTCGAAGAGCTGGCCGATACCGTCGTCGCACGGGTGCTCCAGCAGCTCGGTGTACCGCAGACGCTCATGAAACCTTGGATGGTGGATCCAGAGTGA
- a CDS encoding TIGR01777 family oxidoreductase, translated as MSRLILAGGSGFIGRAIASSLRGQGWQVQILTRTPRSEGDLQWDAQHLGAWASELDGADGIFNLVGEPVSQRWTADVRRKIVASRVESTKVLGEACSRCHAPPHVWVNASAVGFYGDTGSRTVDELAPHGPSDDFLVETCQQWEAAARTTVPAPTTLRFVRIGFVLGKGGGAYPALQRLTKLFLGGHVGSGTNYVSWIHLDDLVRQFEFALGPSAPPIMNGTAPTPVTMSELMFAMRHAANRPWSPPAPVFALALASRLLGTPDPGLVTISQRISPKAALDAGFEFNFADLAKALDNLHTSP; from the coding sequence GTGAGCCGACTGATCTTAGCCGGCGGGAGCGGATTTATCGGGCGAGCAATAGCTTCATCGCTCCGGGGCCAAGGGTGGCAGGTGCAGATTCTGACCCGCACACCTCGATCCGAAGGTGACCTTCAGTGGGATGCACAACACTTGGGTGCCTGGGCCAGCGAGTTGGACGGTGCGGATGGGATTTTTAACTTGGTGGGCGAACCAGTTTCGCAGCGGTGGACCGCTGACGTGCGTCGTAAGATCGTGGCCAGCCGCGTCGAATCCACGAAGGTGCTGGGGGAAGCCTGCAGCCGTTGCCACGCACCACCGCACGTGTGGGTGAACGCGAGCGCGGTTGGGTTCTACGGTGACACCGGGAGCAGAACCGTCGATGAGCTGGCCCCGCACGGCCCGTCCGACGACTTCTTAGTAGAGACTTGTCAGCAATGGGAAGCCGCCGCGCGCACCACGGTTCCCGCCCCGACTACTCTGCGATTCGTTCGGATCGGGTTTGTGCTCGGCAAAGGCGGAGGCGCATATCCGGCGTTGCAAAGGCTGACGAAGCTCTTCCTCGGTGGCCACGTCGGTTCCGGTACAAACTACGTCAGTTGGATCCACTTGGACGACCTGGTCCGACAGTTTGAGTTCGCATTGGGCCCAAGCGCGCCGCCAATCATGAACGGCACAGCTCCAACGCCAGTGACGATGTCCGAGCTGATGTTCGCGATGCGGCACGCGGCCAATCGCCCATGGTCTCCTCCCGCGCCCGTCTTCGCGCTCGCGCTTGCCAGTCGCTTACTCGGCACTCCCGACCCGGGGCTCGTCACCATCAGCCAGCGAATCTCGCCCAAGGCCGCACTGGACGCAGGCTTCGAATTCAACTTCGCCGACCTCGCAAAGGCCCTGGACAATCTCCACACCAGCCCATAG
- a CDS encoding sigma-54-dependent Fis family transcriptional regulator, translating into MSQKPRILIVDDEPNIRRILEVAFEKGGYQASTAPNAQAALEVLESQAMDVVITDVTMPGMNGYKLQDQIQARWPELPVIICTAYGTIQEAVAAIRNGAFEFVTKPFDLENLKKIVKSALESGSAPKTRSKTAKKGKTAIHFVAESPAMKQVLETIEQVAESKATVLVLGESGTGKEVISKLLHEMSSRAAGPFIATSCAALPETLLESELFGYEKGAFTGANGSKMGRFEAANEGTLFLDEIGEVPLSIQAKLLRVLQEREFERLGSNKPTRVDVRLITATNRNLQREVDAGNFRLDLLYRLQVIEINLPPLRERQEDLMPLASHFLAHYGTENGHAFEGFTADAEKALRHYPWPGNVRELSNVIERAVVLTPKGVQYVEAKYLPKNVQAA; encoded by the coding sequence ATGAGCCAGAAGCCGCGAATCCTGATCGTAGACGACGAGCCGAATATCCGACGCATCCTGGAAGTTGCCTTTGAAAAGGGTGGCTATCAGGCGAGTACTGCTCCCAACGCGCAAGCGGCACTAGAGGTTCTGGAATCCCAGGCCATGGACGTAGTCATCACCGACGTCACCATGCCGGGGATGAACGGATACAAACTCCAAGATCAGATCCAGGCCCGATGGCCAGAATTGCCGGTCATCATCTGTACAGCCTACGGCACCATTCAGGAGGCCGTGGCGGCGATCCGAAACGGCGCCTTTGAGTTCGTGACCAAGCCCTTTGATCTTGAAAACTTGAAGAAGATCGTAAAGAGCGCGCTTGAATCCGGCTCTGCGCCAAAAACACGAAGCAAAACTGCCAAGAAGGGCAAAACTGCTATCCACTTTGTAGCGGAATCGCCCGCGATGAAGCAGGTGCTGGAGACAATCGAGCAGGTTGCGGAGTCGAAGGCGACCGTGCTCGTCCTGGGCGAGAGCGGAACCGGAAAAGAAGTGATTTCGAAGCTGCTGCACGAAATGAGCTCTCGCGCAGCGGGACCTTTTATTGCCACCTCTTGCGCGGCTCTGCCCGAGACGCTCCTAGAGTCGGAGCTGTTTGGGTACGAGAAAGGCGCATTTACCGGCGCAAACGGCAGCAAGATGGGCCGATTTGAGGCCGCAAATGAAGGGACGCTGTTCCTGGATGAGATCGGTGAAGTCCCGCTCTCCATTCAGGCCAAGCTGCTGCGCGTCTTGCAGGAACGAGAATTTGAGCGACTCGGCAGCAACAAGCCAACGCGCGTCGATGTGCGGCTGATCACTGCGACAAACCGAAATCTCCAGCGTGAAGTCGATGCTGGCAACTTCCGGCTCGATCTGCTGTATCGATTGCAGGTGATCGAGATCAATTTGCCGCCTCTTCGCGAGCGTCAGGAGGACCTGATGCCGCTGGCATCGCACTTCCTTGCCCACTACGGCACCGAGAACGGTCATGCCTTCGAGGGCTTCACCGCTGATGCCGAGAAGGCGCTGCGCCACTATCCATGGCCAGGAAATGTCCGCGAGCTCAGCAATGTGATTGAGCGCGCAGTCGTGCTGACGCCCAAGGGTGTGCAGTATGTTGAGGCCAAGTACCTGCCGAAGAATGTGCAGGCAGCCTAG